One Natrinema longum genomic window, TTCCACGGCTTTACGCACGGTCAGGAGGAGGTGTCGGCGGTGCCGCCAGTCGTCCTCGATCCCGAACCCGGCGAGCGGGTCTGGGACTGTTGTGCCGCCCCTGGCGGGAAGGCGACCCAGATCGCCGCGTTGATGGACGACCGCGGAACCGTCGTCGCGAACGACAACAACCTCGGCCGGATCTCGGCGCTGCGGTTCAACGCCGAACGACTCGGGGCGACCAGCCTCGCGGTGACGAACGCCGACGCACGAAACTACTCGCTCGAGCGCTTCGACTTCGACGCGTTCGACCGGACGCTCGTCGACGCGCCCTGTTCCTGCGAGGGAACGATCCGGAAGAACCCCGACGCGCTGGACAACTGGTCGGAGGGCCACATCTCCTCCGTCGCGGGCATCCAGAAGGGGATCATCCGGCGGGCGATCCAGGCCACTCGCGAGGGCGGGACGGTCGTCTACTCGACGTGTACCTTCGCCCCAGAGGAGAACGAGGCCGTCGTCCAGCACGCGCTCGAGGAGGAGGACTGTCGCGTCGTCGACTTCGATCTCGGGCTCGAGCACTCGCCGGGAGTGACCGAGTGGGACGGCGAGACCTTCGACTCGAGTCTCGAGCAGGCAGCCCGAATCTATCCCCACCAGAACGATACCGGCGGTTTCTTCGTGGCGAAACTGGAGGTGACCGCGTGATGAGCGAGGGCCCCGACGCCACCGATCTCGCGGCAAACGACGGCCAGCGATTCGACCGACTGCCGGCCACGGAGTCCGAGCGAACCGTCGCGGGACGGGCCACGCGCGAGGCGGTCGTCGCCCTCTTTGCGGATCGGTTCGGGATTCCGCCCGCGACGTTCGACGAGTACACGTTCTGGGAGAAAGGCGCGGGCAAGATCTGGATCTACGGCGGCGAGGCCCCGACGCCGCTCGAGATCGAGGCGATCGGCATGACCTGTCTGCGCACCCGCCAGGAACACTGGAAGCCCACGACGGACTTCGCCCAGCGGTTTGGCCGTCACGCGACCGAGTGCGTGATCGATCTCGACCGCGAGGCGGCACGACGGTTCGCGAGCGGCGAGGACCAGGAACTCGCGTGGGACGGCGACTGGGGGTATCTCATCGCCGCGCAGACGGTCGCTGACCGACTCGAGCCCCTCGGGATCGGCCTCTACGTTCACGGCGAACTGCGCTCGATGGTACCGAAGGGACGACAGCGCGACCTCACGTCGTCCCGATAAGCGCGTTCGGCGGGTCGCAGTCGTTGCCGTCCGCTCGTTCGGCTAATCGTTGCCCGGCTGAAACGGGGCAGTGAGGGGACCGCTGTATATCACCGGATGATGTCCCACTGTCGCTCGAGGGGCCGTTATCGAACGGGCTGGCGGCTGCCTGACACGAGTCCGCCGGTATCGTGTGACCGGCGGGTGAACGACGAGTTAGCCTCGGCCGCCGGCCAACCGTTTCGATTCCGGTCGCGTTCGCAATCTGAGCATCGCGATCGTCCCGATCAACGGGCCGATCGCGAGCGGAACGAACGCCCACTGCCAGCCGACGGCACGCTGGACGACGGGGAGCAACTGGATCGATCCGATGGTGATACAGAAGCCGACTGCCGTCTGGAGCGTGAGCGCGGAGCCGACGTAGCTGTCGTCCGCGAGTTCGGAGACCGCCGCGGAGAACTGTGCGGAGTCCGCGACGATGAAAAACCCCCAGACGAGCACGAAGGGCGTGATCACGGCCAGCGACGAGCCGTAGACGACGCCCGCGAGCAGGCACGCGGTGCCCGAGAGGATCATCGACGCGCTGGTAACGAGCGATCGGCCCACCCGATCCGCGACCGAGCCGGCGAGCCACGCTCCGACGCCGCCGATCGCGATCGTCCCGAACGCCAGCAGTGCCGCTCGCCGTGCCGGGTCCGGCGTCCCGCTGGCCTCGAGGCTGGCGAGGAGGTAGACCGGGATCCACGTCCAGACCGCGTAGAGTTCCCACATGTGGCCGAAGTAGCCGGTGTTCGCGAGAACGACGGCCCGGTCCGTGACGATCCGGCGTATCGCGCTCGGATCGAACGGGGCCGTTTCGGGCTGGTGTGGGCCGTCCTCGTACGCGAGCGCGAGGAGTCCCCCGATCGCTGCGATACCGGCCGTTCCGTACAGGACGAGGCGTGGCCGTCCGATGCCGCCGACTGCCCGGAGCAGGTGTGGCGACGCGGAGCCGACGGTGAGCGCACCGACGAGGACGCCGATGGCGAGGCCGCGGCCCTGGACGAACCACGAGGCCATCATCTTCATTCCCGTCGGGTAGACACCAGCGAGCGCGACACCGGTGAGAAATCGAAGGACGATAGCCGGCGGCCCGCTGTGTACGGCCGCGGCAATGAGGGCCGTCGACGCCGCTCCGACGAAGGCGGCCCCGGCGAAGAGGTATCGCGGCCGAACGACGTCGGCGATGGTTAGCGAGGCCGACCCGAGCGCGCCAACGACGAACCCGAGCTGGACGGCGTTGGTCAACCACGCCGTCTCGGCGGGCGTGAGGTGCCAGCTCTCGGCCAGTTCCGGACCGACGGCCGTCCCGCTGAACCACAGCGTCATCGCGAACAGTTCGGCGACCCCGACGAGGACGAGCGCACGCCACTTGGTGCCGGCAACGGCTGTCATCGCTCGACTATACGGCGGACACCCGAAAAAGCGAGGCGGCCGATCGGTCACGATCCCGACACGGCCGCGGGTAGCCGTCCAGCCGAGGGGTCTCACTCCGAGTTCGAGTCACCGGAACTCGATTTGACGGCGAGGACCGGCATCCCCGCGCGCCTGATTAGC contains:
- a CDS encoding DUF7122 family protein gives rise to the protein MSEGPDATDLAANDGQRFDRLPATESERTVAGRATREAVVALFADRFGIPPATFDEYTFWEKGAGKIWIYGGEAPTPLEIEAIGMTCLRTRQEHWKPTTDFAQRFGRHATECVIDLDREAARRFASGEDQELAWDGDWGYLIAAQTVADRLEPLGIGLYVHGELRSMVPKGRQRDLTSSR
- a CDS encoding RsmB/NOP family class I SAM-dependent RNA methyltransferase, with the protein product MEPLERYRSIVDDFDAFLAACERPLGNAVRVNTIKASVERTLEALAEEGVGYEQADWNPRVLDLETDSPGSTWTSFHGFTHGQEEVSAVPPVVLDPEPGERVWDCCAAPGGKATQIAALMDDRGTVVANDNNLGRISALRFNAERLGATSLAVTNADARNYSLERFDFDAFDRTLVDAPCSCEGTIRKNPDALDNWSEGHISSVAGIQKGIIRRAIQATREGGTVVYSTCTFAPEENEAVVQHALEEEDCRVVDFDLGLEHSPGVTEWDGETFDSSLEQAARIYPHQNDTGGFFVAKLEVTA
- a CDS encoding MFS transporter; the encoded protein is MTAVAGTKWRALVLVGVAELFAMTLWFSGTAVGPELAESWHLTPAETAWLTNAVQLGFVVGALGSASLTIADVVRPRYLFAGAAFVGAASTALIAAAVHSGPPAIVLRFLTGVALAGVYPTGMKMMASWFVQGRGLAIGVLVGALTVGSASPHLLRAVGGIGRPRLVLYGTAGIAAIGGLLALAYEDGPHQPETAPFDPSAIRRIVTDRAVVLANTGYFGHMWELYAVWTWIPVYLLASLEASGTPDPARRAALLAFGTIAIGGVGAWLAGSVADRVGRSLVTSASMILSGTACLLAGVVYGSSLAVITPFVLVWGFFIVADSAQFSAAVSELADDSYVGSALTLQTAVGFCITIGSIQLLPVVQRAVGWQWAFVPLAIGPLIGTIAMLRLRTRPESKRLAGGRG